The segment CGGCGAGGTGCTCCAGGATACCGACGCGCGATTCGGCCCGTGCCAGAAACCGGATCTGCTCGAGCGGGGTCGTTCCAGTCGTTTTCGGTGTCTCCGGCGTCGATTCGTCACTCATGTTCGTCCCGACGAAGCCACATCTGTCGGTTTTTATTGTGAACTACCCACACATATGAGTTGTGCACGTGATGCACATATTTGCCACGCTGGACGGATGCTGGAGAAGGGCGTCCACGGAAAGCGTTCGCACTCGTGTCGTCGGTTGTAGAAACACGTACGATTCGCAGCGGTGCGTTACCGGAATCGTTTCGGTTGAGGGCCGTGGCGGGGTTGCAGCCGGATCAACCGCGCGTCTTCGGCGTCGTCGGGCCGGTTGTTCGTCGGTGCTGTCGCGTCGGATGCTGTGTCTCGGGTTGCCATCGTGATCGTTTCGGGTGCCACAAACGGCATTGCCAGTTTCGGCTTCGCCCTCATCGGAACGATGGCGCTCGCGACGATGCTGGACCCCGCAACGGCCGTCGTGTTCATGATCGTCCCCATTCTCGCGGTGAACGTCTCGCTGGTGCGTGACCTCTCTCGGAGGGAGCTGCGGTCCTGCAGTCGGCGATTCTGGCCCGTGATCGCCGCTGCGCTGGTCGGAACGATCGCCGGCATGGCCGTCCTCGACAGCGTGCCGCAAGCCCCGCTCCGCCTTGGTCTCGGGGTCCTGACTCTGGGGTTCGTTTCGACCGCCCAACGCCGCGTTCCTCTCCCCGGTATATCGGAGACCGGTACCCGCGATGTCGCCAAGACGCGACTCGGAATGGCCGGCGTCGGTGCCGTCTCCGGCGTCGTGTTCGGCGGGACCAACGTCGGCGTCCAACTCATCGCGTACCTCCGGAGCTTCGATCTCTCGCACGGGCTGTTCGTCGGCGTCGTCGCGCTGGTGTTCTTGGGTCTCAACGGGATTCGGGTCGCCATCGCGGGCGCGTTCGGACTCTATCCGAACCCGATCCTCGCCGCGGCGTCCGCCGTCGCTGTTATCCCGGCGGTCGCCGGCGTCGCGATCGGAAAACGACTCCGGGCTGGGATCGATGAACGGTTTCGAAGAGCGCTGGTGCTCGGACTGCTGACCGTCGTCGGACTCCGATTGCTCACCGGTGGACTCGGCGTCACCTGAGATTGCCCGCTGCCGCACGATCGGCCGTGGGTCGGGGTTCCGTGGCCGCGCTCTCCCCGAGCATTCATATATCGAAACGCGGCCAGACGGCCCATGTCGATTCGAACCATCGCCGGGGACTGTCTCATTCACGCGTCCGGCCACCGCGAGCGAACCGTGCGCGGCCGAGTACTCACCATCGTCAAACCGGACAACACCGTGTTGGTCCACGACGTCGACGGCTATCAGCCGGTCGCGTGGCTGACCCGCCCCGAATCGCTCTCGATCACCCGCGATCCCCTGTGGCTCGTCGCCAGCGACGGGGCCGAGACGCTTCGAATCGAGGCCGTCGGCGACGTGGCGGTCGACGACCACGACGCCACGGCCGCCGGCACGCCGGTCGGGCCATGTCGCTGTGGGGGGACGCTGGTTCGGTCCGGAACGACCGTCGCGTGTCTCGACTGCGCCGAGCGGTTCGGGCTCCCGAGCGGGGCGTCGATGACCGACTCGACGTGCGACTGCGGCCTCCCGACGTTTCTGGTCGATCGCGGCGAGCGCTTCGAGCTGTGTCTGGATTACGCGTGTGGCTCCCTCCTCGACGCCGTCAGCGATCGGTTCGACCGCGAGTGGGACTGTCCGAACTGCGGCGGCGCGCTTCGGGTCCTCAGACGCGGTGGGCTCATCGCCGGCTGCGAGCGGTACCCCGACTGCGACACCGGGTTTGCCATCCCGGACGAGACGATCGGCGGCTCCTGTGGCTGCGGGCTGCCGCTGTTCGAGACCGCCAACGGCACGCGCTGTCTCGACAGCGCCTGTTCGAGCGCGGACGCCGCATGACGCGGCTCCTCCGCCGACTCGCCGGGCCGCCCGCGCCGACCGTAGCGGATATACGGGCGCGCGCGCCAGAGCCATTCATGCAAGGCCACCTGGCCGACGGACTCGTCGAGGTCGGCCCGAACGGTCGCGAGCGGTACTACGACTCCAGCGGCTACGGCCGCCCCCGCGGCGACGGTGTCGTCCTCGATCCAATCGAGGCCGCCCACCTGCTGTACCGCGGCGATCTCGACGCGGTCGACGGAGCCGGTCTCCAGGAGTTCCTCGCCGACAACGACGGGATCGTCGCCCGGTTTCTCGTCTACAAGGACCTCCGCCAGCGGGGTTTCTACGTCTCTCCGGCGCGCGAGGGGTGGGTCGCGGAGCCAACGGGCGTCGACTTCGTCGTCCACCCCCGCGGCGACGGGCCGTGGGACGGAACCGTCGAGTATCGGGTTCGCGTGGTCGGCGAACGCACCGCCGTATCGGTCGCCTCGCTCGGCGACGCCGTGTTGGCGGTCGTCGACGAGGAGAGCGAGCTGACGTATCTGGAGACTGACCGCCCGGCGATCGGCGGCGACAGCCTCCTCGAAACGCCTCCGGACGTCGAGGGAACGCTGCTCGGCGACCGCGCGATCTGTTGGAGTCCGCCCGCCGACCTCTACGAGCGCGGCTTCTACGGTCAGCCGCTCGACGGCGACGACGACGCCCTCCAGCTGTCGCTCCTGGAGGCGGCGTATCTCGCCGACCGCGGCGTCCTCTCCGTCGAGGGCGGGGCGGACGCGATCGAGTCCCGCGGCCGATCGGTCGAGGGCGACCGGTTCGGTCGACGGTTGACCGTCTACCGAACCCTCCGAGCCTGCGGTGTCGTCCCGAAGACCGGCTTCAAATTCGGCGCGGACTTTCGGACCTACGAGACGGTCGAACACGTCGACGAGCTCGGCCACTCCGAACTACTCGTTCGCGTCCTCGACGCTGACGCCGAGCGCTCGCCGCGCGACATCGCGCTCGACGTCCGACTCGCCCACGGCGTCAGAAAGCGGATGGTGTTCGCGCTCGTCGGGACCGATTCGGTTCGGTGGCTGTCGGTCGGTCGCTTGACGCCCTGAGGCGGCGGACGCGAGCCGCGGTCGGGACCGTCAGACCGTCTCGACGCCCCACGCGATTCGGTCCCACAGCCGCTCGTAGAGGTAGTACGTCCCGGTTTTCAGCACGTTTGCGGCGAGCCCGATGTTCACCGCGTCGCCGAGGTCCCCGACGACGACGAACGCGATCGTGACCGTGATCGCGAGCATGAACAGCCGATAGCAGAGCGTCTTGACGATCGCGCGCCGTCGCGCCTGCAACGCGGACCGAGAGAGGATCGTCGACGCCATGCGACACACACCGTTCCTCGTGCAATAAGTATCTATATAAAGTTACGTTTTGCCGATTAGTAACCATATTAAGTTTACATACCGCAGTGCAGCGTCCGGACGTAACGACCTTCGGTCCCCACCTCTCGACCGATCGGACGCCGTGTGAGCCAAACGAACGGTTTTTGAGCCGACCACCCCGACGCCCGTACATGGCAGACGACGGAACCCACGACCGAGAGGGCGCGCCGGCCGTTCGGAGTGACGGCGGGACGAAAGGAGCCGATACCGTGGCCCTCGACCCGTGGGGCTCCTCGACCGTCGACGATTACCGGAAGCTCTTCGAGGAGTTCGGCATCGAGTCCTTCGACGACGTGTTGCCGCGCGTGCCGACACCGCACTACCTGATGCGCCGCGGTGTCATCTTTGGTCACCGCAATTACCGGTCGGTCGCAGACGCGATGACGAACGGCGATCCGTTCGCCGTCCTGTCGGGGTTCATGCCGACCGGCGACCCCCACATCGGACACAAGCTGGTGTTCGACGAGCTGATCTGGCACCAAGAGCGCGGCGGGGACGCCTACGGGCTCATCGCGGATCTTGAGGCGCACGCCGCCCGCGGGCTGTCGTGGGA is part of the Natronomonas salsuginis genome and harbors:
- a CDS encoding sulfite exporter TauE/SafE family protein translates to MVIVSGATNGIASFGFALIGTMALATMLDPATAVVFMIVPILAVNVSLVRDLSRRELRSCSRRFWPVIAAALVGTIAGMAVLDSVPQAPLRLGLGVLTLGFVSTAQRRVPLPGISETGTRDVAKTRLGMAGVGAVSGVVFGGTNVGVQLIAYLRSFDLSHGLFVGVVALVFLGLNGIRVAIAGAFGLYPNPILAAASAVAVIPAVAGVAIGKRLRAGIDERFRRALVLGLLTVVGLRLLTGGLGVT
- a CDS encoding endonuclease NucS domain-containing protein, with the translated sequence MSIRTIAGDCLIHASGHRERTVRGRVLTIVKPDNTVLVHDVDGYQPVAWLTRPESLSITRDPLWLVASDGAETLRIEAVGDVAVDDHDATAAGTPVGPCRCGGTLVRSGTTVACLDCAERFGLPSGASMTDSTCDCGLPTFLVDRGERFELCLDYACGSLLDAVSDRFDREWDCPNCGGALRVLRRGGLIAGCERYPDCDTGFAIPDETIGGSCGCGLPLFETANGTRCLDSACSSADAA
- the endA gene encoding tRNA-intron lyase, which produces MQGHLADGLVEVGPNGRERYYDSSGYGRPRGDGVVLDPIEAAHLLYRGDLDAVDGAGLQEFLADNDGIVARFLVYKDLRQRGFYVSPAREGWVAEPTGVDFVVHPRGDGPWDGTVEYRVRVVGERTAVSVASLGDAVLAVVDEESELTYLETDRPAIGGDSLLETPPDVEGTLLGDRAICWSPPADLYERGFYGQPLDGDDDALQLSLLEAAYLADRGVLSVEGGADAIESRGRSVEGDRFGRRLTVYRTLRACGVVPKTGFKFGADFRTYETVEHVDELGHSELLVRVLDADAERSPRDIALDVRLAHGVRKRMVFALVGTDSVRWLSVGRLTP
- a CDS encoding DUF2061 domain-containing protein, giving the protein MASTILSRSALQARRRAIVKTLCYRLFMLAITVTIAFVVVGDLGDAVNIGLAANVLKTGTYYLYERLWDRIAWGVETV